The DNA window CGAGAAGCGGTGCTCCGCCGTATTCGCTGGCATCAAAACTTTTCAGTGTCTCTTTCAGTGCCGGTTTTACCAGAAGTGCTCCGATCTTGCTGCGCAGGCTGGACATCATACCTGCCTTTACTTTGGAAATCAGCGTAGAACCAACGCCTTCATACAGTTTCAGAATTACATTTCCCACAAATGCTTCGCAGACTACAACGTCACAGACACCTTTCGGGATATCCCTTGCTTCCACATTTCCGATAAAATTAATGTCTTTACATTCTTTTAATAACGGGAATGTCTCTTTTACCAGCGCATTTCCTTTTTCTTCTTCTGCACCGATATTTACCAGACCTACTTTCGGGTTCTTGACTCCCATAACATATTCCATGTAAATCGATCCCATACGTGCAAACTGCACCAGATGAGAAGAACGGGCGTCCACATTGGCACCGCAGTCGATCAGAAGAGAAACACCGGTTGCAGTAGGGATCAGTGGTGCCAGCGGTGCACGTTCCACCCCTTTGCTCTTTCCTACCAGAACCTGTCCGCCTACCAGTACCGCTCCGGTACTTCCGCAGGATACAAAAGCAGATGCCTCCTGGCTTCTCACCATGCGCAGCGCTTTTACCAGAGAGGAGTCTTTCTTTTTCTGGATTGCCTGTACCGGTGGTTCTCCGGTTTCAATGATCTCGGACGCGTGAACCACTTCCAGGCGGTCTTTCGGATAGGAATATTTTTCCAGCTCTTTTTTCAGGACCTCTTCCTGTCCTACCAGATACACGAACAGTTCCGGTTTTTCATTCAGTGCATCAATGACACCTTTTACCGGCTCCTGCGGCGCGTAATCTCCACCCATGGCGTCCACGGCAACTTTTATATATTCACTCATATTCTGTCCTCTTTTCTCATAAACCTCGCGTATTCTCTTCCGGCATTTCTTTTTCGGAACAAGAAACGTATAACTATCTATATGATACTAGACATTCTGCAAAAAAGCAACAAAAAAAGGATCTGCCTTTCACAGACAGATCCTTTGCATATTTCTTTCTGTTTACTGCATGATTCCGTCAGATCCCAGATGATATCCATCTATATCTGCATCACATACCATTGCTCCGTTTTCATCAAAATAGAACCAGTTATCTCCCCACTGATACCATCCGGTACGGATATAACCGTTTTCGTCAAACAGATACCATTTTCCTTTGATTTCTTCCCAACCATTTGCCGGATAAGTACCGTCTTCTCTCTGATACCACCAGTTATCGCCGCTCTGCTGCCAGCTTCCGGTTTCTTCTGTGGCTTCCGTATCATCGGTTGCAGCTTCCTGTTCCGTGATGGTTACACATTTTGTTCCGCTGGCTGTCAGCTGAACGCCATCTCCTACGGTATTGGTTACTACCACATAGTAGTAAAGTGTTCCGGATTCTGTAGTCGGCGGTGTATAAGTAGCTTCTGTTGCTCCGTCGATCGCGGTTCCGCCACCGTTGGAATCAACATTGTTACGATACCACTGGTAGCTTAATGTTCCTTCTGATACCGTAGCTTCCACGGTTATAGGATCTGCTGTTGCATGCAGATCATAAGTCACCGGATCTCCCATCTCGGAAGTAATCTCCGGTTTCCCCACACTGTCGTCAATATTGGCAGCGTTCAGATCCACCGTTTTCTCTTCTTTCTGTGTCTCTTCACTGTTGCTGCCTACCAGAATACCAATCGTATCTTTTGCCGAGCAGGCTGTCATCAGCGGCATACAGCAAAGTACCACGCCTGCAAGTAATCCCCTTTTTAATTTCATATATAGTACTCCTTTTATTTTTAAAATGTGTAACTGTTCCGTACAGTTACTAAAATGTTACAATTTCTTTTCATCCCTGTGTCATATTGTAACATTTTCAGAATTATCTGTCAACTGGATGGATCTCCCATCTTCCTATCCGGTTCTCTCTCTTTTACAGCTGAGCCGTTACAAAAATGTCGTAGATCGCACGGATCGCAGTCTCAAAATCACGGTTTTCCACACCGATGATAATATTCAGTTCACTGGATCCCTGATCGATCATCTTTACATTGACATGCTTATGTGCCAGTGCTGAGAAGATTCTTCCTGCTGTACCTCTGTTTCTTCGCATACCTCTTCCAACGACCGCGATCAATGCCAGATCTGCTTCCAGATCGATGGCATCCGGTGCTACCGCACGGTGAAGACCTGAGATAATGTTCTGTTCCTTTTCTTCGAATTCACTCTGATGCACATACACAGTCAGTGTGTCAATGCCGGAAGGCATATGTTCAAAGGACAGCCCGTTATCCTCAAATACCTGAAGAACTTTTCTGCCAAATCCGATTTCAGAGTTCATCATATCTTTCTCGATATTAATAGAAGCAAATCCTTTTCTTCCCGCAATACCTGTGATCGTATAGGCCGGTTTGTAGCAGGTGCTTTCCACAATAACCGTACCTTTATCCTGCGGACGGTTCGTGTTACGGATATTGATCGGGATACCTTCCTGACGAAGCGGGAAAATAGCATCTTCGTGCAGTACAGTGGCTCCCATATAAGCCAGTTCCCGGAGTTCTTTGTATGTAATTGTCTCAATGACGGCCGGGTTATCCACGATACGCGGATCTGTTACCAGCATACCGGAAACATCGGTCCAGTTTTCATACAGATCTGCATGGATCGCTTTTGCAACGATGG is part of the Blautia faecicola genome and encodes:
- the plsX gene encoding phosphate acyltransferase PlsX; amino-acid sequence: MSEYIKVAVDAMGGDYAPQEPVKGVIDALNEKPELFVYLVGQEEVLKKELEKYSYPKDRLEVVHASEIIETGEPPVQAIQKKKDSSLVKALRMVRSQEASAFVSCGSTGAVLVGGQVLVGKSKGVERAPLAPLIPTATGVSLLIDCGANVDARSSHLVQFARMGSIYMEYVMGVKNPKVGLVNIGAEEEKGNALVKETFPLLKECKDINFIGNVEARDIPKGVCDVVVCEAFVGNVILKLYEGVGSTLISKVKAGMMSSLRSKIGALLVKPALKETLKSFDASEYGGAPLLGLKGLVVKAHGSSKANEIKNSLIQCIAFSKEDICGKIQENMKQEKKGEN
- a CDS encoding aspartate kinase — its product is MKKVVKFGGSSLASAEQFKKVGDIIRSDEARRYVVPSAPGKRFDGDIKVTDMLYECYRAAEKGEKIAGKIKKIQARYQEIIDGLGLDLKLDEQFAEIEKNFIAQAGSDYAASRGEFLNGIVMANYLGYTFVDPAECIFFEDNGNLDGEMTYKKLAERLGGIDHAVIPGFYGSLHDGSVKTFSRGGSDVTGSIVAKAIHADLYENWTDVSGMLVTDPRIVDNPAVIETITYKELRELAYMGATVLHEDAIFPLRQEGIPINIRNTNRPQDKGTVIVESTCYKPAYTITGIAGRKGFASINIEKDMMNSEIGFGRKVLQVFEDNGLSFEHMPSGIDTLTVYVHQSEFEEKEQNIISGLHRAVAPDAIDLEADLALIAVVGRGMRRNRGTAGRIFSALAHKHVNVKMIDQGSSELNIIIGVENRDFETAIRAIYDIFVTAQL